The nucleotide sequence GCAGGACAAGTCCCCGGCCGGCGAGTTCGACGCCGACACCCTGATCTGGACCGCTGGCGTTCAGGCGAACCCGCTGTTCAAGAAGAACACCCCGTTCCCCGTCGACGACCGCGGCCGCGTCCGCGCCGGAGCAGACCTGCGGGTCACCGGCGACGACGGCCCCATCCCGGGCGCCTGGACCGGCGGTGACAACGCCGCAGTTCCGGATCTGTCCGGTCAGGGCCCCGGCGGCTTCTGCGTCCCGAACGCGCAGCACGCCATCCGCCAGGCCAAGGTCATGGTCAAGAACATCCTGGCCGCCCGCGAGGGCAAGCCGCTGGACGACTACTACCACGAGAGCCTCGGCACCGTGGCGGGCCTGGGCTTGTACAAGGGCGCGGCCAACCTCAAGGGCATCGAGTTCTCCGGCCCCCTGGCCTGGCTCATGCACCGCGGCTACCACGCCTACGCCATGCCGACTCTGGACCGTAAGTTCCGCATCCTCAGCGAGTGGACTGCCAATATGGTCTTCGGGCGCAACACCACCCAGATCCGCCACGTGCGCGATCCTCGCCTGAACTTCGAGACGGCCACCGGCCAGGAGGTCGTGCGCAAGCAGGCCAGGCTCTGACCCTGCGGACATCGACCGGACGCCCCTTCCGCCCAGGCGGGAGGGGCGTCCGACGTCCAGGCCCCCATAGCCCAATCGGCAGAGGCAGCGGACTTAAAATCCGCTCAGTCTGGGTTCGAGTCCCAGTGGGGGCACCAGCAGACCGCCGCGGAGTCGGCGGAAGAGGCGCGGGGCTCCGCGGCAGACTGGTCAGGCGCTGGCGACCGGGTACATCCGGGCCCGCAGCTGCGAGCTGGGGACCACCTCGCGGCCGAACGGGAAGCAGGTCACGGGGATCATCTTCACGTTCGCCCATGCCAGCGGGATGCCGATGATCGTCACAGCCTGGGCCACGGCGGTGAGCACGTGGCCCAGGGCGAGCCACCAGCCCGCGATGACGAACCACAGGATGTTGCCGATGCCGCTGAGGGCACCGGCCCGGCGGGTGGTGATGACCTCGCGGCCGAAGGGCCAGATGACGAATCCGGCGATGCGGAACGACGCCAGCCCGAACGGGATGGTCACGATCAGCAGGCAGGCCAGGATCCCGGCCAGCGCGTAGCCCAGGAAGAGGGTCCATCCGGCGGTCAGGAACCAGATGATGTTGAGGATGAATGACAGGAGGCTTCTCATATACCGAGACTAGCCGACGGGGCGCTGCGGCCGCGGGTCCCCGTGACTGCCCGGTGATGCATCGCTCCAGTTCACAGGGCAGATGAGCGCCCCTGAACTGGGGACCGATGAGGTGCCCTCGGGGTGGGGCCCGGCCCTACGATGGGGGAGCGGGGTCTGGTCGCCCGCGCAGCCACGACGCAGGCAGGGGAGACGAACATGAGCGCTCAGAGCGAGCTGACAGGGACCTGGAGCATCGATCCGACCCACAGCCGGGTGGGCTTCTCCTCGCGCCACGCGATGGTCACCAAGGTCCGAGGGGCCTTCAACGACGTCTCGGGCACCGCGCAGCTGGATGCCGAGGACATGTCGCGCTCGCAGGTGCGAGTCGTCCTGCAGGTGGCTAGCGTGGACACCCGCAGTCCTCAGCGCGATGCCCACCTGCGCAGCGCCGACTTCTTCGATGCGCAGCAGCACCCCACCATCGAGTTCGACTCCACGGCGGTAGATGAGGTGGACGAGAATCAGTTCATCGTCACCGGCGAGCTCACAATCCGGGGCGTGACCCGCACGATCTCCGTGCCGCTGGAGCTGCTGGGTGTGGACACCGATCCCTTCGGGCAGCTGCGAGCCGGCCTGGAGGGCTCGCGACGCATCGACCGCAAGGACTGGGGCGTCTCCTGGAACACCCCGCTGGACTCCGGCGGCGTGCTCGTCTCGGACAAGATCACCCTCGAGTTCGAGCTCTCCCTGGTGAAGGAGGCTCCCGCGGAGGCCGAGCCCGAGCAGCGGGGCTGAGCGGCCGCCGTCGCGGTCCGGGGTAGTGTCCCGGACATGGAATCTCCCCTGAGCGCGCCCGAGCCCGGCACCCTGAGCATCGACATCTGGTCGGATGTCATGTGCCCGTTCTGCTGCCTGGGCGATCGCCACCTGGAGCTGGCGCTGGAGCAGTTCGAGCACCGCGACGCCGTGCGCGTGCTCTACCACTCGTTCCTGCTCGCCCCGGAGCTCCCCGAGGGCGAGACCATGCCCATGATCCAGATGCTGGCTGAGCACAAGGGCATGAGCCTGGAGCAGATCCATGAGATGCATCGTCCGCTGATCGCTCGAGGCCGCGAGGTCGGGATCGACTATGCGATGGATGACGTGATCTCGTCGTCCACGCGCAGGGCCCACGAGCTGGGCCATTTCGCTCAGGCGCGCGGCCGCGGTCCGGAGATGATGCGGCGCCTGTTCCGCGCCCACTGGTCCGAGGGCCTGAATCTCGATGACGTCGACGTCCTCGTCCGCCTGGCCGACGAGGTCGGGCTGGATCCCGAGCAGGCCCGTACCGCTCTGCAGGAGCGCACCTGGCAGCGGGCGGTCCAGGACGACCTGACGGTGGCCCGCAGCCTGGGGGTGCAGGGCGTGCCGTTCTTCGTGCTCGACTCGCGCTATGCGGTCTCGGGAGCGCAGCCGCCGGAGGTGCTGCTGGAGGCGCTGCGCACCGCTTGGGCCGCCTCAGCGGAGGGCTCAGAGGCGGACGACGACGGCGCCGAGGGCGCTGATGGGCATCGGTCCGCGCACTGATCGGCGGGACGTCAGACCGCTCCCACTTCGATCGGATACCTCGCTGTTTCGAGAGAATCCTCCTATCATCCCAGGGTTGCTCGAATCGTAGGAGTCGCCTGGGAATCTCCCCATAGCAGTCGTCATGCCCTCTGGGCGAGGTGCTCGCACGTGCGCTCCTGCGGTTCGACCCGAGCACTCGAAGCCAGCGAAGGGAGCACTGCGTGAGCGAATCCGAGCACGAGAAGACAGCAGGAGAAGGAGGGCAGCGGACACCGCTGGACCGCCAGCGCCTCGGCGGCACGGACAGGGATCAGCAGCGCGAGACCAAGCGCGAGCAGAAGCGGGCCCCCGTCTCCTCCGCGGAGCTCTCGGCCGGATACACCGCTCTGACACAGGACCGCGGACCGCGGGTCAACTGGGTGGTGTTCCTCATTGCGGCGGCTGCGATCCTGGCGTTCTCGGTCTTCGCCATGGCCGCCCCGGACGGGACCCGCGAGACCATGCACGGCATCGTGCTGTGGATCGCCGAGAACCTGGGCTGGTACTACGTCCTGACCGTGACCCTCGTGATCGGCTTCGTGCTGTGGGTGGCGTGCTCCAAGGAGGGCTCCGTCCGCCTCGGTCCGGATCATTCGCGCCCCGAGTACAAGTTCTTCACCTGGCTGGCCATGCTCTTCGCCGCCGGCGTGGGCATCGACATGCTGTTCTACTCGGTGACCGGGCCCATCACGCAGTTCATCCACCCGATCGACGGGGACCCGCGCAGCCTCGAGGCCGCGGAGGAGTCGGTCGTGTGGACCATGTTCCACTACGGCGTGGCCGGGTGGTCCATGTACTCCTTGATCGGCATGGCCCTGGGCTACTTCGCCTACCGCTGGGGCATGCCGCTGTCGATCCGCGCGGCGCTGTACCCGCTGCTCGGCAAGCGCGTGCGCGGGGCCACCGGCGATGTGATCGACATCTTCGCCCTGGTCGGCACCGTGTTCGGCGTGGCCACCTCCATGGGCATCGGCGTGGTGCTGCTCTCCGTCGGGTTCTCGACGCTGTTCGGCATCCCCGACGGGCTGGGACTGCAGATCGCTCTGATCATCGTGGCCGTGGTGCTCACGATCGCGGCCTGCACGTCGGGCGTGGACAAGGGCATCCGCATCATCTCGGAGCTGAACATCTGGTCCGCTGCGGCCATGCTCGTCTACATCCTGATCTTCGGGCAGACCGCGTTCCTGATGAACGGCATCGTGCAGAACATCGGCCGGTTCATCTTCACCCTGCCCGAGCGCACGCTGCAGACCATGGGCTACAACCCGGACGGCGCGGAGTGGATGGGCTCCTGGACCCTGTTCTTCTGGGCCTTCTGGCTGGCCTGGGGCCCGTTCGTGGGCCTGTTCCTGGCGCGCATCTCGCGCGGTCGCACGCTGCGCGAGTTCGTGCTCGCCGCGATCACGGCGCCGGTGCTGTGCGACTTCTTCATCGTGACGATCTTCGGCAACTCCGCGCTGCACGAGGTCATGGTCAACGGCAACGAGGAGTTCGCCCGGCTGGCCATGGACAGCCCGGAGCAGGGCTGGTACGCGCTGCTGCAGATGTTCCCGGGAGCGACCTTCCTCATCGGCCTGGCCACGCTGTCCGGCCTGCTCTTCTACCTGACCTCCGCGAACTCCGGGGCCATGGTCATGTCGAACTACTCCTCGACCATCCCCGATCCCGCCGATGACGGGCCCAAGTGGCTGCGCATCTTCTGGGCCGTGCTCACCGCGATCCTCACGATCGCGATGCTCGTGGCAGGCGGCGTGACCACCATGGAGTACGCCACGCTGATCTTCGCCCTGCCGGTGACGATCGTGGCCTACCTGGTCATGGCCTCGTTCACGAAGGCGCTGCGCATGGAGAAGGCCGACCGCGAGGGCCGTGAGCTGCGTCGGTCCAACACCGCCGCCAGTGGCGGCCACGCCCCCGAGCGCAGCTGGCGCCAGCGCCTGGCCAACCTGCGCTCGTACCCGTCCAAGCGCCAGGTCGCTGAGTTCGTGACCAGCACCGTGCAGCCCGCGCTGAGCGATGTCTCCCGTGAGTTCGAGAAGCAGGGCTATGCATCCACGATGGCCGTCAATGAGCTGGCCGAGCACGGGATCCCGTCCTCGAGCATCGAGGTGGACATGGGCGATCATCGTCCGTTCCGCTACGAGGTCGCCGCCGTGGAGACCAACGTCCCCATGGTCGGCGCGCGCATGGGCCAGAATCCGGAGCGCTACTTCCGCCTGGAGGTCTTCACCCAGACGGGCTCCGAGGGCTATGACCTGATGGGTGTGACCCGCCAGCAGATCATCGACGACGTCCTGGACCGCTTCGAGTCCCACCTCGGGTTCCTGGACTACTCGACGCTGCACTCGACGGCCTCCGTGCTGACCCCTCCGCAGGAGACGGATCCCGCAGACGACCTCACGCCGGTGCCCGGAGATCTGCCCGGCCCGCAGCCGGATTCCTCGCGGGTGGCCATGCCGTCGCCCGATGCCCCGGATCCGGATCAGCGCCGCTGAGGCTCCTGACCGGACACAGGCCTCCGTCCCGCCGCCACGCGTCGGGACGGGGGCTGTCGCATCGGCGGCTCCGCTTCGACGGCGCCTTCCGACGGCTGCCACGGGGATAGCCTGCTCGACATGAGCACGTCGCACGCGGGGCCGAGCACCGGCCCGAGGGAGGCCCCGGCAGGATCCCCCGCCGTCGTCCTGCGCGGGACCCTGGGGCTGGCGGTGGCCATGGGGCTGGGCCGCTTCTTCTACACCCCGGTGCTCCCGCTGATGGTCGCGGCCCTGAACTGGGGCACCGGGCCGAGCGCCTGGATCGCGACCGCGAACTACGCGGGCTACTTCCTGGGCTGCCTGGCCGTGGCCCGGGGCTGGCTGCGGCCAAGCTCCGCGCTGCTGCGCGTCGGGCTCCTGTCCACCGCCGTCCTGCTCGCACTGGTGGCGCTGAGCGGCGAGCCGCTGTGGCAGGCGTCGGTGCGCCTGGCGGCCGGAGTCGCCTCCGGGCTGGTCTTCGTGTGCATCACCCAGCGCATCCCGCAGGCGGCGCGACGCCCGCATGATGCCGGGCTGGTGTACGCGGGAGTGGGCACGGGCATCCTGGCCTCGGGGCGCTGGTGCTGGCGGTGGGCGGCGCCGTCGGCTGGCGAGGCCTCGGGCGCCCCGGTCCCGGATGACGAGACCCCGGGCTCCCGGCCCGACGGCATGCTCCAGCTGTCCGTGGGCTACTTCTGCCAGGGCGCGGGCTCCATCATCATCGGCACCTATCTCGTGGTGCTGGCCGAGCCCGTGTTCGGAGCGACGGCCGCCGCGGCGACCTGGCTCGTGGCCGGAGCGGCCACAGCACCCTCGCCGCTGCTGTGGTCGCTCGTCGCCGCCCGGATCGGCCTCCGCAGGGCATTGGCCGTCTGCTACGGGCTGCAGGTCCTCGGCGCGGTGCTGGCGATCTTCGCCTCCGCGCCCGTCCTCCTGCTGGCGGCGGCGGCCCTGTTCGGCGCGACGTTCATGGGCGTGACCATGATGACCATCGGAGTCGGGACGCAGCTGGGGTCCCCGGTCGCGGCGGCCGAGCTCACGACCTGGTACAGCCTGGGGCAGATCACCGGACCGGCTCTGGTGGCGGCGGTGCTCAGTGGCACGATCATGGGCAGCTTCATCGTGGCCGCGATCGCGCTGGCTGCGGGCATGGCGCTGAGCCTGCTCGGGGCCCGGGCCGCGCAGGCTCGGTGAGCCCCTCCGGCATCGTCCGCGGCAGGGCGGCTGGCATCGTCGGCCCGTATCGAGGACAGTGAGGGGATCGGCCACGAGGCCGATGACCCGAGGCCGAAGGAGAGCATCATGGCGGTCTTCCACCATCAGGAGGTCCTCGAGCATCCGCTGGAGACCGTCTGGGACTGGCACTGCCGCAGCGGAGCCCTGACCCGGCTGAGTCCCGAGTGGGCCCAGACGGTGCTGCAGGAGTCCTGGCCGCCGCTGTCGACGGGTTCCCGGGCCCACCTGCGCACCAGCGCTCCGGGCACCGCCGGGTCGGTGCGCGTGCCGTTCGTCAGCGAGCACGAGCCCGGCCCCACGGAGCACTCGTTCGTCGATCGGATGGTGCGCGGCCCGCTGAGCAGCTGGGAGCACACGCACACTTTCGCCGCGCATGAGGACGGCGCGACGCTGATCGCCGATCGGATCGCCTACGAGCCGCTGCCGGGCCGCCTGGGTGAGAGGGCGAGGTTCGTCGCCTCCGCCATGCGCCCCACGCTGGAGGCCACGTTCCGCGCGCGCTCCACCAAGCTGCGCGCGGACCTGGACTTCCAGGGCCAGCTCGACGGGATCAGCGGAGGGCGCAGGCTCAACGTGCTGATCGGCGGTGCCTCGGGGCTCGTGGGCTCCCAGGTCGCGGCCATGCTCTCGACCGGTGGGCACAGCGTGCGCAGACTGGTCCGGCGGGCGGCCCAGCGCGAGGACGAGGTCTCGTGGGACCCGGGCACAGGGCACCTGAATCCCTCGGACGTTGCCTGGGCGGACGTCGTCGTGCACCTGGGAGGAGCGAGCATCGCCCGACGCCTCACCGAATCCGGCAAGCGCGCCATCCGCGAGTCGCGGCTGTCCTCCACCGGGCTGATCGCCGACGTGTGCGAGCGGCTGCCCGCCTCCGTGCGCCCGGAGGCCTTCGTGTGCGCCTCAGCGATCGGGTACTACGGCGGCCAGCGCGGCAGCGAGCAGCTGGTCGAGGGCTCGGCCTCGGGAGGCGGTTTCCTGGCCGAGGTCTGCCGCGACTGGGAGGCGGAGGCCGCCCGTGTGGAGGCCCTGGGCATGCGCCGGGTCAGCATCCGCACGGGCGTGGTCATGACGAGCCTGGGCGGGATGCTGCGGCTACAGCTGCCGCTGTACCTGGCCGGGCTCGGCGGCCCGCTGGGCGGCGGGCGCAATCACCTGTCCTGGATCTCGCTGGATGACCTCACCCGGATCTACGCCCGGGCAGTCGTCGACGGCGGGCTGGAGGGGCCGGTGAACGCCGTGGCCCCGGAGCCGGTGCGCCAGCGGGAGTTCGCCCGCGAGCTCGGCCGCGCACTGCACCGGCCCCGGATCGTTCCGACCCCGGCGCTGGGGCCCAGGCTCCTGCTGGGGAGGCAGGCGAACGAGGAGTTCGTGATGGCCGACCAGCTCGTGCGCCCGGCCGCGCTCGAGGCCCGCGGGCATGCGTTCCGCCACCCGAAGCTGGCCGACGCCCTGGGGGAGACGCTGCCGCCGAGAAGCTGATTCAGCTGCTCGGCTTGGAATCGCGGGCGAAGCGCTCCGCCTTGATGCGCTCGGGAAGGACGCGGTTCACAGCCGCGGCGCGCTTGGTGGCGGCGTCTCCGCCCACCACATGATCCTTGCCCGCGAACAGCGCGTCGAGGCCCTGCCGCGCGACGACGGACGGATCGTTCTTCCAGTCGTTCGAGCCGAACTTCGTGTCGTCCATGCCGGCCGTGTGGTGGAAGTCGGTGGCCGTGGCCCCGGGCATCAGGACCGTGACGCTCACGCCGAACTCGCGCAGCTCCTGGCGCAGTCCCTGGGCGAAGCTGCTCATGAAGGCGCGGGTGGGCCCGTAGATCGACTCGTAGGGGGTCGGGGTAGTGGCGGACAACGACGACGTGATCAGGATCCGCCCCGCTCGGCGCTGGGCCATGTGCCGGGCCACGTGCTTGGCCAGAACCACCTGGGAGGTCACGTTGAGCCCGAGCATGGCCAGCTCGTCGTCCAGGTCCGTGTCCAGGAAGGACCCGCCGAGGCTGCGTCCGGCGTTCAGCGCAGCGACCTCGAGCGGTGGATCCAGCTGCTGGACAGCCTGCCAGACCGCCTCCGCGCCCTCACGAGTCGACAGGTCGGCCTGGACCGGGTGCACCTCGACGCCCGGCAGCTGCTCGGGCAGGTCGAGGATCCGGTCTCCGGACCCGACGCCCACGATGTCGAAGCCGCGCTCGGCAAGGCCGTGGGCGAGCTGGAGGCCGATGCCCGCGGAGGCCCCGGTGATCAGTGCGAGAGAAGACATGCCACCAGCTTAGGACGTGGCGCGCCAGGCAGCCTTGCGGGGAGGCGCACCGCATCGAGTGGCCCCGCAGAGTCCTCGCTCGATTCGAGTGGCGTCGTAGTGTGGGTCTGCAGCCTCGGACGCACACCACGAGGCCACTGGATGACGGGGGAGGCGCTGACTCACACTGAGAGGCCACTCGACCTGCTCGGGGGCTGGGCGCGGGGCGATTGCTGCAACAGGGCATGAAGAAGGCCCTCCTACCTGACGTCATGCCTGGTCGGAGGGCCTTTCACGGGGTGGAGCTAAGGAGAATCGAACTCCTGACCTCTTCATTGCGAACGAAGCGCTCTACCAACTGAGCTATAGCCCCGGAACGAACCAGATCAGCGTACGCCCCAGGGGGCTGGGCGTCCAACTCCGGGCGCAGCCTCTAGTCTGTGCGGCATGGCATCCCACGCGCACCCGGAGCCCGATCAGCCGGCCCCCACTGACCAGCAGGACGTGCCGGGGCCGTCGTCGGGCGCTTCCGACACCGCACAGGGCCCCGTCCTGCGGGTGGGCTACGAGACCGGGATGATGCCGGGCAAGTGGCTGCGGCGCTGGCGCGAGCGCGGTGACGGGCTCGAGGAGCAGCAGCTGGCACCCGGGCAGTGGCCGCAGGCGCTGGGGGAGACGGTCGACGTCGCCCTGATCCGTCTGGCGCCGCACCCGCACATCGAGGCCGGGGCGGCGCTCGCGGACCTGACGCAGCTGCGGGAGTCGTTCCACGTCGTGGAGCTCTATGACGAGCAGCAGGTCGTGATCCTTCCGGTGGACGACGAGCTGACGCTGCTCGACGACGTCCCCGTGGGAGAGCTGGCCGATGAGTGGCTGCTCCAGGAGCTCGACCAGCTGCCCGAGCACCGTCCCTCCGCCGAGGGGCGCGGCACCGACGACGCCGGTGCGCCGCGCCAGCTGCCCGAGATCGCCGACTCCGGGGCCGCCGTAGAGCTTGTCGCGGCCGGGGTGGGCCTGTATATCGCGCCCATGTCCGTGGCTCGGTGGCACCACCGCAAGGATCTGACCTACCGCCCGATTCAGGACCTGCCGCTCGTGCCGGTCGTGCTGGTGTGGCCGAAGGACCTCCCGGAGCAGACCGAGGCGATGGTCCAGGACTTCCAGGGCATCGTCCGCGGGCGCCGTGAGGGCAGCTCCCGCGGCAGCGAGTCCGATTCGATCGCTTCCCGGGGAGACGAGGACCTGTCCAACAGCCGCGATCCCGAGGTGCAGCGGGCGGCCAGTGCGGCGCGCAAGCGCAGCAAGGCGAAGTCCGGCTCCGCCTCGGGTGGCTCCCGCACCGGCAAGGGCACGAGCCGCGGCGATCAGCTGGCCGGAAAGCGGCTGGCCGGAGGCCGCCCGCGCCGCTCCGGCGGAGGTCGACCCGGCGGCAAGCCCAAGGGCCGCGGCGGAAGGCCCGGCCGGGGGCACTGAGCAGGCGCTGCCGAGCAGGGTGCCCCGGCCTCAGCCCTGCTTCGGCTGCCCGCCGCCCACGATCGGCTGCGCCCCGGTGGGCGGGGTCGAGTCGTGCGGGGAGTCGATCGCCAGCTCCCCGCCGCGGATCACGGCCTGGTTGAGCAGGGGGACGCGCAGGCCCTGTCGGTCGAGCATCTTCTTGATCCGCACGCGCAGCACCCGAGCCACCGCCCACTGCTGGGCGGGGGCGGTCTTCACGGCCAGCCGGACGGTCAGGGACTCTCCGGACAGTGCCTCCACGCCCCAGACCTCCGGCACGCCCATCACGTGCTGGCCGACGTCGGGATCCCGGGGCAGCGAGGCGAGCTCGGCCTCGAGACGGCGGATCATGTCGTCCAGGTCGGCGTCGTAGGGGAGGGGGACGTCGAGCACGCACTGCGCCCAGCCCTGGGACTGGTTGCCCACGCGCAGGATCTCCCCGTTGCGCACGTGCCACAGGGTCCCCTCCACATCGCGCACGCGCGTGATGCGCAGGCCCACATCCTCGACGGTGCCCGAAGCCTCGCCCAGATCCACGATGTCGCCGATGCCGAGCTGATCCTCCGCGACGATGAAGATGCCGGACAGGTAGTCCTTGACCAGCGACTGGGCGCCGAAGGACAGGGCCACACCCGCGATGCCCGCTGAGGCCAGCACCGGGGCGATGTTGAACCCCATCTCGGCGATCACCATCAGCAGGGCGACGGCCCAGATGACGAGCACCACCACGGAGGAGAGCACCGCCCCGACGGTGCGGGCGCGCTGGGCCTGGCGCTTGGTGGCGATGCCGGAGTCCTCGACCCAGCTGCGTGCCCCGGACTCCTCGACCTTCGCGATCACGCGCGCGTGGGTGCCCTTGGCGATGCCGCGCGTGACACGGCGGATGATCAGCCGGACCAGGGCGGAGGCGACCAGGGCGATCAGGATGATCAGCAGGATCCGGGAGGGGGCTCCGAGCCAGAAGGACCAGGTCGCCAGGTCCGCGGGGGAAGTCTCTGAGGAGGCCAGCAGCTGCATGCCGGGCAGAATAGTGTCCGCGGCTTGACGACAGCTGATGGCTCCCAGCGGATACCCGGTCCGGTCTGGAACAATGCTGCGACACAGCCGCCCGCCGACGTGCGCCCCGCATGCGCGCTGTCCGCGCGACCGACTTCCCCGAGGAGACCCATGCCCCTGATCAGCTCTTCTGCGCTGACCATCGCAGCCCAGTCCGCACCGCAGATCGCTGCGCAGTCCGCTTCCGAGGAGGCCGGGCTGACCGGCATCGCCGGATGGTCCGTGGACCTGATGGATGCGATCGGCGCCCCGGGCGCCGGCCTCCTGGTGGCCGCGGAGAACCTCTTCCCGCCGCTGCCGTCGGAGATCATCCTCCCGCTGGCCGGATTCACGGCCACCCAGGGCGGCTTCACCCTGTGGGAGGCCATCTTCTGGACCACGCTGGGCTCCGTCGTGGGAGCCATGGCGCTCTACGGACTGGGCGCCTGGCTGGGCCGTCGTCGCCTCTACCTGATCGTGGACCGCCTGCCGCTGGTGGACGTCCACGACGTCGAGCGCACGGAGGACTGGTTCGACAAGTACGGCCCGTACACCATCTTCTTCGGGCGCATGGTGCCGCTGTTCCGGTCGCTGATCTCGATCCCGGCGGGCGTGGAGCGCATGCC is from Kocuria palustris and encodes:
- a CDS encoding YccF domain-containing protein, translating into MRSLLSFILNIIWFLTAGWTLFLGYALAGILACLLIVTIPFGLASFRIAGFVIWPFGREVITTRRAGALSGIGNILWFVIAGWWLALGHVLTAVAQAVTIIGIPLAWANVKMIPVTCFPFGREVVPSSQLRARMYPVASA
- a CDS encoding YceI family protein; its protein translation is MSAQSELTGTWSIDPTHSRVGFSSRHAMVTKVRGAFNDVSGTAQLDAEDMSRSQVRVVLQVASVDTRSPQRDAHLRSADFFDAQQHPTIEFDSTAVDEVDENQFIVTGELTIRGVTRTISVPLELLGVDTDPFGQLRAGLEGSRRIDRKDWGVSWNTPLDSGGVLVSDKITLEFELSLVKEAPAEAEPEQRG
- a CDS encoding DsbA family oxidoreductase; its protein translation is MESPLSAPEPGTLSIDIWSDVMCPFCCLGDRHLELALEQFEHRDAVRVLYHSFLLAPELPEGETMPMIQMLAEHKGMSLEQIHEMHRPLIARGREVGIDYAMDDVISSSTRRAHELGHFAQARGRGPEMMRRLFRAHWSEGLNLDDVDVLVRLADEVGLDPEQARTALQERTWQRAVQDDLTVARSLGVQGVPFFVLDSRYAVSGAQPPEVLLEALRTAWAASAEGSEADDDGAEGADGHRSAH
- the betT gene encoding choline BCCT transporter BetT — protein: MSESEHEKTAGEGGQRTPLDRQRLGGTDRDQQRETKREQKRAPVSSAELSAGYTALTQDRGPRVNWVVFLIAAAAILAFSVFAMAAPDGTRETMHGIVLWIAENLGWYYVLTVTLVIGFVLWVACSKEGSVRLGPDHSRPEYKFFTWLAMLFAAGVGIDMLFYSVTGPITQFIHPIDGDPRSLEAAEESVVWTMFHYGVAGWSMYSLIGMALGYFAYRWGMPLSIRAALYPLLGKRVRGATGDVIDIFALVGTVFGVATSMGIGVVLLSVGFSTLFGIPDGLGLQIALIIVAVVLTIAACTSGVDKGIRIISELNIWSAAAMLVYILIFGQTAFLMNGIVQNIGRFIFTLPERTLQTMGYNPDGAEWMGSWTLFFWAFWLAWGPFVGLFLARISRGRTLREFVLAAITAPVLCDFFIVTIFGNSALHEVMVNGNEEFARLAMDSPEQGWYALLQMFPGATFLIGLATLSGLLFYLTSANSGAMVMSNYSSTIPDPADDGPKWLRIFWAVLTAILTIAMLVAGGVTTMEYATLIFALPVTIVAYLVMASFTKALRMEKADREGRELRRSNTAASGGHAPERSWRQRLANLRSYPSKRQVAEFVTSTVQPALSDVSREFEKQGYASTMAVNELAEHGIPSSSIEVDMGDHRPFRYEVAAVETNVPMVGARMGQNPERYFRLEVFTQTGSEGYDLMGVTRQQIIDDVLDRFESHLGFLDYSTLHSTASVLTPPQETDPADDLTPVPGDLPGPQPDSSRVAMPSPDAPDPDQRR
- a CDS encoding YbfB/YjiJ family MFS transporter, which codes for MSTSHAGPSTGPREAPAGSPAVVLRGTLGLAVAMGLGRFFYTPVLPLMVAALNWGTGPSAWIATANYAGYFLGCLAVARGWLRPSSALLRVGLLSTAVLLALVALSGEPLWQASVRLAAGVASGLVFVCITQRIPQAARRPHDAGLVYAGVGTGILASGRWCWRWAAPSAGEASGAPVPDDETPGSRPDGMLQLSVGYFCQGAGSIIIGTYLVVLAEPVFGATAAAATWLVAGAATAPSPLLWSLVAARIGLRRALAVCYGLQVLGAVLAIFASAPVLLLAAAALFGATFMGVTMMTIGVGTQLGSPVAAAELTTWYSLGQITGPALVAAVLSGTIMGSFIVAAIALAAGMALSLLGARAAQAR
- a CDS encoding TIGR01777 family oxidoreductase, which produces MAVFHHQEVLEHPLETVWDWHCRSGALTRLSPEWAQTVLQESWPPLSTGSRAHLRTSAPGTAGSVRVPFVSEHEPGPTEHSFVDRMVRGPLSSWEHTHTFAAHEDGATLIADRIAYEPLPGRLGERARFVASAMRPTLEATFRARSTKLRADLDFQGQLDGISGGRRLNVLIGGASGLVGSQVAAMLSTGGHSVRRLVRRAAQREDEVSWDPGTGHLNPSDVAWADVVVHLGGASIARRLTESGKRAIRESRLSSTGLIADVCERLPASVRPEAFVCASAIGYYGGQRGSEQLVEGSASGGGFLAEVCRDWEAEAARVEALGMRRVSIRTGVVMTSLGGMLRLQLPLYLAGLGGPLGGGRNHLSWISLDDLTRIYARAVVDGGLEGPVNAVAPEPVRQREFARELGRALHRPRIVPTPALGPRLLLGRQANEEFVMADQLVRPAALEARGHAFRHPKLADALGETLPPRS
- a CDS encoding SDR family NAD(P)-dependent oxidoreductase, with product MSSLALITGASAGIGLQLAHGLAERGFDIVGVGSGDRILDLPEQLPGVEVHPVQADLSTREGAEAVWQAVQQLDPPLEVAALNAGRSLGGSFLDTDLDDELAMLGLNVTSQVVLAKHVARHMAQRRAGRILITSSLSATTPTPYESIYGPTRAFMSSFAQGLRQELREFGVSVTVLMPGATATDFHHTAGMDDTKFGSNDWKNDPSVVARQGLDALFAGKDHVVGGDAATKRAAAVNRVLPERIKAERFARDSKPSS
- a CDS encoding LysR family transcriptional regulator substrate-binding protein → MASHAHPEPDQPAPTDQQDVPGPSSGASDTAQGPVLRVGYETGMMPGKWLRRWRERGDGLEEQQLAPGQWPQALGETVDVALIRLAPHPHIEAGAALADLTQLRESFHVVELYDEQQVVILPVDDELTLLDDVPVGELADEWLLQELDQLPEHRPSAEGRGTDDAGAPRQLPEIADSGAAVELVAAGVGLYIAPMSVARWHHRKDLTYRPIQDLPLVPVVLVWPKDLPEQTEAMVQDFQGIVRGRREGSSRGSESDSIASRGDEDLSNSRDPEVQRAASAARKRSKAKSGSASGGSRTGKGTSRGDQLAGKRLAGGRPRRSGGGRPGGKPKGRGGRPGRGH
- a CDS encoding mechanosensitive ion channel family protein yields the protein MQLLASSETSPADLATWSFWLGAPSRILLIILIALVASALVRLIIRRVTRGIAKGTHARVIAKVEESGARSWVEDSGIATKRQAQRARTVGAVLSSVVVLVIWAVALLMVIAEMGFNIAPVLASAGIAGVALSFGAQSLVKDYLSGIFIVAEDQLGIGDIVDLGEASGTVEDVGLRITRVRDVEGTLWHVRNGEILRVGNQSQGWAQCVLDVPLPYDADLDDMIRRLEAELASLPRDPDVGQHVMGVPEVWGVEALSGESLTVRLAVKTAPAQQWAVARVLRVRIKKMLDRQGLRVPLLNQAVIRGGELAIDSPHDSTPPTGAQPIVGGGQPKQG
- a CDS encoding DedA family protein, which encodes MPLISSSALTIAAQSAPQIAAQSASEEAGLTGIAGWSVDLMDAIGAPGAGLLVAAENLFPPLPSEIILPLAGFTATQGGFTLWEAIFWTTLGSVVGAMALYGLGAWLGRRRLYLIVDRLPLVDVHDVERTEDWFDKYGPYTIFFGRMVPLFRSLISIPAGVERMPFWFFTGLTTIGSLIWNTIFVVAGWILGANWHLMEQWAGVFSNIVYVVVIVFLLWWVVKRILKIRKGRTDGSREESVEEILERRARKDEQMRHQREEKKAARRAKRA